A window of Leptotrichia wadei contains these coding sequences:
- a CDS encoding O-antigen ligase family protein, producing MSNEKINLIINKAGFIFCLLLGVSLFLSEKFENNVVIPVLLLIFVISMFLKKNWKEFFSKIDMKFSIFLIIFVVMSFMIAVFDGGIGSRLDNYNLRYLIFFPLVYFINNNKRIFDFLKSFLFGGTVILILAIFNFIKNYNEWVHPKGFDYPRVTAILTVQDFANIMCIIFLYLLSFLLFYKNEDNKKNKIIKIYLAIMSVLVLFIVIVNRSKMVYICLIPTILYIMYKKRKRYVLAVILMCFAGYFMLPVSISNRIQYIVKYKNDPSSNLRVIFWKTGIEAFKQKPLYGWKAEERKKFNLDYYKKTGVSDYVYKYFLTGNKLRTQHYVASHNSYLQYLLDFGILGFVFFILMIISLLAKLFKMNFYKYDKNTKIIAFEIGTKVSFLAWIIQGMTDDNLNDKHLIITLTVLIFFIDYLYRNIKNQKNLNLESIE from the coding sequence ATGAGTAATGAAAAAATAAATTTAATTATAAATAAGGCAGGTTTTATTTTTTGTTTATTATTGGGAGTTTCTTTATTTTTATCTGAAAAATTTGAGAATAATGTTGTGATACCAGTATTGTTATTGATATTTGTGATTTCGATGTTTTTAAAAAAAAATTGGAAGGAATTTTTTTCTAAAATAGATATGAAATTTTCAATATTTTTAATTATATTTGTTGTCATGTCTTTTATGATAGCAGTATTTGATGGTGGAATAGGATCACGACTAGATAATTATAATTTAAGATATTTGATTTTTTTTCCGTTAGTTTATTTTATAAATAACAATAAAAGAATTTTTGATTTTTTAAAGTCATTTTTATTTGGTGGAACAGTAATTTTAATTTTAGCAATTTTCAATTTTATAAAAAATTATAATGAATGGGTACATCCTAAAGGATTTGATTATCCAAGAGTTACTGCTATTTTGACTGTTCAGGATTTTGCAAATATTATGTGTATAATATTTTTATATTTGTTGTCTTTTTTGTTATTTTACAAAAATGAAGATAATAAAAAAAATAAAATAATAAAAATTTATTTGGCTATAATGTCAGTTTTAGTTTTATTTATAGTTATTGTAAATAGATCTAAAATGGTTTATATCTGTTTAATTCCTACGATTTTATACATTATGTATAAAAAAAGAAAAAGATATGTATTAGCTGTTATTTTAATGTGCTTTGCAGGTTACTTTATGTTGCCAGTTTCAATATCGAATAGAATACAATATATAGTCAAATATAAAAATGATCCTTCAAGTAATTTAAGGGTGATTTTCTGGAAAACTGGAATAGAAGCCTTCAAACAGAAACCATTATATGGATGGAAGGCTGAGGAAAGAAAAAAATTTAATTTGGATTATTATAAGAAAACGGGAGTTAGTGATTATGTTTATAAATATTTTCTTACTGGAAATAAATTGCGTACTCAGCATTATGTAGCCTCGCATAATTCATATCTGCAATATTTATTGGATTTTGGAATTTTAGGCTTTGTATTTTTTATTTTGATGATTATAAGTTTATTAGCAAAATTATTTAAGATGAATTTTTATAAGTATGATAAAAATACAAAAATAATTGCATTTGAGATAGGGACAAAAGTTTCTTTTCTAGCTTGGATAATTCAAGGGATGACAGATGATAATTTGAATGATAAGCATTTAATAATAACTTTAACAGTATTAATATT